The Methylocella tundrae genome includes a region encoding these proteins:
- a CDS encoding ISL3 family transposase → MGQQFQRASLAPDGFAVDGVTVEGARLQIRLRSLRPFGHCPDCGRRSRRIQSRYLRRPADLPLGGRQVELMVIARRFWCDAVLCGRRIFCERFETGVLSPYGRRTGRLETIVHHLGLALGGRPAAAFALRLMMPVSNDTLLRVVRRRSTQTGGAELTVIGIDDFAFRRGQTYGTIVCDLERRRPVILLPDRALDTSRAWLAERPSILTVARDRGGGYGEAIAKALPHAEQVADRWHLLENSSRAFLDAVGKSMRQIRKAIGSSVIDPKLLTCAERLQYQGYLRRQETNEAILKMSKQGAPIRQIVRETGHSRKLVRDVLRGQRTDVFRTKPSSLDSWSPWLNERWEKGERNALALWREMRVAGFSGRSGVVSQWAQRRRLAEKAGQNALARTPSARIIARLMTSARDDLTKSEAILVAAIEGNVQDLVVAREAIMEFQSMIRSKAAAKLDAWLEAGKGTLVGSFANGVEKDLAAVRNAIISPWSNGQTEGQITRLKLIKRQMYGRAKIDLLQARLIGAG, encoded by the coding sequence ATTTCAACGCGCCAGCCTGGCGCCAGATGGCTTTGCAGTTGATGGTGTCACGGTGGAAGGCGCCCGGCTCCAGATCCGGTTGCGGTCCCTTCGGCCGTTTGGTCATTGTCCAGATTGCGGTCGAAGAAGCCGCCGGATTCAGAGTCGGTATTTGCGCCGCCCCGCCGACCTTCCCCTTGGCGGCCGCCAAGTCGAACTGATGGTTATTGCGCGACGGTTCTGGTGCGACGCGGTTTTGTGCGGTCGGCGCATCTTTTGCGAACGATTTGAGACTGGCGTCCTTTCCCCATACGGCCGGCGCACCGGAAGGCTTGAGACTATCGTCCATCATCTCGGTCTGGCCTTGGGTGGCAGACCTGCGGCGGCTTTCGCCCTTCGCTTGATGATGCCCGTCAGCAACGACACGCTTCTGCGTGTCGTGCGTCGCCGCAGCACCCAGACCGGTGGCGCCGAGCTTACGGTCATCGGCATTGACGACTTCGCGTTTCGTCGAGGACAGACCTATGGAACGATCGTCTGCGATCTTGAGCGCCGTCGCCCCGTGATCTTGTTGCCAGATCGGGCGCTGGACACCTCTCGGGCGTGGCTGGCTGAGCGGCCTTCAATACTTACGGTCGCCCGGGACCGGGGCGGCGGTTACGGCGAGGCCATCGCCAAAGCCCTGCCGCACGCTGAACAAGTCGCGGATCGTTGGCATCTCCTGGAAAACTCGAGCCGAGCCTTTCTCGATGCGGTTGGCAAATCCATGCGGCAGATCAGAAAGGCCATCGGCAGCAGCGTCATAGATCCCAAGCTTCTCACCTGTGCTGAGCGCCTCCAGTACCAGGGATATCTGCGTCGGCAAGAGACAAATGAGGCCATTCTGAAAATGTCGAAGCAAGGCGCCCCAATCAGGCAAATCGTGAGGGAGACGGGACACAGCCGCAAGCTTGTTCGCGACGTCCTGCGCGGCCAGCGGACGGATGTCTTCCGGACAAAGCCCAGTTCGCTGGATAGCTGGTCGCCCTGGCTGAATGAGCGCTGGGAGAAAGGGGAGCGCAATGCGCTGGCGCTTTGGCGCGAAATGCGTGTGGCGGGCTTTTCCGGGCGAAGCGGCGTGGTGTCACAATGGGCGCAACGCAGACGCCTTGCGGAAAAGGCAGGTCAAAACGCGCTGGCGCGAACGCCGTCAGCTCGGATCATCGCCCGTCTAATGACGTCGGCACGTGACGACCTGACAAAGTCTGAAGCCATTCTGGTGGCGGCCATTGAAGGAAATGTCCAGGATCTGGTTGTTGCTCGCGAGGCCATCATGGAGTTCCAATCCATGATCCGATCAAAGGCGGCCGCCAAGCTGGACGCGTGGCTCGAAGCTGGGAAGGGAACCCTTGTCGGATCTTTCGCCAATGGTGTCGAGAAAGATCTGGCCGCCGTCCGAAATGCGATCATCTCGCCCTGGTCCAATGGACAGACGGAGGGGCAGATCACTCGTCTGAAACTCATCAAACGCCAGATGTACGGGCGCGCCAAAATCGATCTGCTTCAGGCGCGACTGATCGGCGCGGGGTAG
- a CDS encoding PepSY domain-containing protein, translated as MLRRFHSLTGVALALGLAVIALTGAALSVQPALDRLATPAIVRGASVAALAEAVAARHQSIDSIRKRPDGSITVAFADGDIAGVERVDPATGMGLGDYRASEVSRFITNLHRSFLAGDAGRAAAGIGALAMLALTASGMVMLVRRLGGPRALFRPIPGAPAQRWHGALGRLAAAGLLLSSLTGLWMSASTFGFIPESEAAIPDVVASAGPPAPVGTLAALKVADVADLRELTFPAPGDSTDVYRLRSSAGEARIDAATGAAVAFAPATTLDRLQDLVRMLHTGRGAWALGLWLGLSAATVPVFAATGFLSWRRRRAARPRIARNVSARSADTIILVGSEGNSTWGFAATLHAALTAAGHHIHTGDMNDLAPVHASAGRLLILAATCGDGAAPASAKNFLVRLAALNDPVPVALLGFGDRNFGRFCGFADDVSAAIAAKGWPQILPMKRIDRCSAQEFAQWGHGLGAALGHDLALEHVCEPPKTFALELVEREDYGVAVGAPVAILRFRAPGTGANAGRLPSFEPGDLVGVLPPGGPMPRFYSLASAARDGVLEICVRLREGGLCSTFLHALAPGDLIQAFVRENPAFRPNRGSAPLILIGAGAGIGPLAGFVRANQAGRPVHLYWGGRSAASDFLYERELAQHLAEKRLTSLRTAFSRGPDGGAYVQDRIAADAPRLRELIRQGAQILVCGGRDMAQAVTHALDPVVRPLGLDLAILKSSGRYVEDVY; from the coding sequence ATGCTTCGCCGTTTTCACTCGCTAACGGGCGTCGCGCTTGCGCTCGGCCTCGCCGTGATCGCCCTCACCGGGGCGGCGCTCTCCGTGCAGCCGGCGCTCGACCGTCTGGCGACGCCCGCAATCGTGCGCGGCGCCAGCGTCGCCGCTCTGGCCGAGGCGGTCGCCGCCCGTCACCAAAGCATCGACTCGATCCGCAAACGGCCAGACGGATCGATCACCGTCGCCTTCGCCGACGGCGACATAGCCGGCGTCGAAAGGGTCGATCCGGCTACCGGGATGGGGCTCGGCGACTACCGGGCGTCGGAAGTCTCCCGCTTCATCACCAACTTGCACCGCTCGTTTCTGGCGGGCGACGCGGGCCGCGCGGCCGCTGGGATCGGCGCGCTCGCCATGCTCGCGCTGACGGCATCGGGCATGGTCATGCTCGTCCGTCGTCTCGGCGGACCGCGCGCGCTGTTTCGCCCGATCCCGGGCGCGCCCGCGCAGCGCTGGCACGGCGCGCTGGGCCGTCTCGCCGCCGCCGGCCTGTTGCTGTCGTCTTTGACCGGACTTTGGATGTCGGCGAGCACTTTTGGCTTCATCCCCGAGAGCGAGGCCGCGATCCCGGACGTCGTGGCGAGCGCCGGGCCGCCGGCGCCCGTCGGGACTCTCGCGGCGCTAAAGGTCGCCGACGTCGCCGACTTGCGCGAACTGACCTTCCCGGCGCCCGGGGACAGCACGGACGTCTACCGGCTGCGCAGTTCGGCGGGAGAGGCGCGGATCGACGCGGCGACAGGCGCTGCCGTCGCTTTCGCGCCTGCGACGACGCTCGACCGCCTCCAGGATCTGGTCCGCATGCTCCACACGGGGCGAGGCGCCTGGGCGCTCGGCCTGTGGCTCGGCCTCTCGGCGGCGACGGTCCCGGTTTTCGCAGCGACGGGTTTCCTGTCGTGGCGGCGCCGGCGCGCCGCGCGCCCGCGCATCGCGAGGAATGTTTCGGCCCGCTCCGCCGATACGATCATCCTCGTCGGCAGCGAAGGCAATTCGACCTGGGGTTTCGCCGCAACGCTGCACGCGGCTCTGACCGCCGCCGGTCACCATATCCACACAGGGGACATGAACGATCTGGCGCCGGTCCACGCGAGCGCCGGGCGCCTGCTGATTCTTGCGGCGACCTGCGGCGACGGCGCGGCGCCCGCCTCGGCGAAGAACTTCCTCGTGCGCCTCGCCGCGCTGAACGATCCGGTTCCGGTGGCGCTGCTCGGCTTCGGCGACCGCAATTTCGGGCGCTTCTGCGGCTTTGCGGATGACGTATCGGCGGCGATCGCGGCGAAGGGCTGGCCGCAGATCCTGCCGATGAAGCGGATCGATCGCTGCTCGGCGCAGGAATTCGCGCAATGGGGCCATGGCCTCGGCGCCGCGCTCGGTCATGATCTCGCGCTGGAGCATGTCTGCGAGCCGCCGAAGACTTTCGCGCTCGAACTCGTCGAGCGCGAGGATTATGGCGTCGCCGTCGGCGCGCCGGTTGCGATTCTGCGCTTTCGGGCGCCCGGAACTGGCGCGAACGCCGGCCGCCTGCCGTCGTTCGAGCCGGGCGATCTCGTCGGCGTCCTGCCGCCGGGCGGTCCGATGCCGCGGTTCTATTCGCTGGCGTCGGCGGCGCGCGATGGCGTGCTCGAAATCTGCGTGCGGCTGCGCGAGGGCGGGCTCTGCTCGACCTTCCTCCATGCTCTCGCGCCCGGCGACCTCATTCAGGCGTTCGTCCGCGAAAACCCGGCCTTCCGGCCAAACAGGGGCAGCGCGCCGCTTATTCTGATCGGCGCGGGTGCCGGCATCGGCCCGCTGGCTGGCTTCGTGCGCGCCAATCAAGCCGGTCGGCCGGTTCACCTCTACTGGGGCGGCCGTAGCGCGGCGTCGGATTTTCTCTACGAGCGCGAACTTGCCCAGCACCTTGCCGAAAAGCGCCTGACCTCCCTCAGGACCGCCTTCTCGCGCGGCCCGGACGGCGGGGCCTATGTGCAGGACCGCATCGCCGCGGACGCGCCCCGCTTGCGCGAACTGATCCGGCAAGGCGCGCAGATTCTGGTGTGCGGGGGGCGCGACATGGCGCAGGCCGTAACCCACGCGCTCGACCCGGTCGTCCGGCCGCTTGGCCTCGACCTCGCCATCCTCAAATCCTCGGGACGCTATGTCGAAGATGTCTATTGA
- a CDS encoding HAMP domain-containing sensor histidine kinase, whose protein sequence is MSGGRPSAGWSLRRRIGLWLAVAVTALWLAAATVAGLVLRHEIDEVFDSALQEVAQRVLPLAYSELLSREDGGATQHMAPIGPHREYIAYVVRDKGGHELLQSSGADLMSIPGGLAPGYHSTDRLRTYTEAAVRGTIFVTTAEDLRHREAAVRRAVAALIWPLVALVPIALLGVWLTIRLSMKPVIAFRSAIEARGRGNLAPVAAAGLPDEIAPVAASVNALMERLRGALEAERSFTANSAHELRTPIAAALAQTQRLIAELPESPASDRARSIATALRRLSRLSEKLLQLAKAEGGGLLAETPAPLGLVLRHVIEEIDRQTDRGDALAVSITPDGGPLSDLDPDAFAILARNLIENALKHGAPDAPVSVRLAEGLFEVSNHGAVVPAEQLERLVRPFERGPTRSEGSGLGLAIAAAICRGAGLAFDLASPIPGEADGLRATVRFATPAPQA, encoded by the coding sequence GTGAGCGGCGGGCGTCCGTCCGCTGGATGGAGCCTGCGCCGACGCATCGGATTATGGCTCGCCGTCGCGGTCACGGCCTTGTGGCTCGCCGCAGCGACGGTGGCCGGCCTGGTGCTGCGCCACGAGATCGATGAAGTGTTCGACAGCGCGCTGCAGGAAGTCGCGCAGCGGGTGCTCCCCCTCGCCTATTCCGAGTTGCTCTCGCGCGAGGATGGCGGTGCGACCCAGCACATGGCGCCGATCGGTCCGCACAGGGAATACATCGCCTATGTGGTCCGCGACAAAGGGGGGCACGAACTGCTCCAGTCCAGCGGCGCCGACCTCATGAGCATTCCAGGCGGCCTCGCGCCCGGCTACCATTCCACCGACCGGCTGCGCACCTATACCGAGGCCGCGGTCCGGGGGACCATCTTCGTCACGACCGCCGAGGACCTGCGTCACCGCGAGGCGGCGGTCCGGCGCGCCGTGGCCGCCCTGATCTGGCCCCTCGTCGCCCTCGTGCCGATCGCCCTGCTTGGCGTGTGGCTCACGATCCGGCTGTCCATGAAGCCCGTGATCGCCTTCCGCAGCGCGATCGAAGCGCGTGGCCGCGGCAATCTCGCGCCCGTCGCGGCAGCTGGGCTGCCGGACGAGATCGCGCCCGTCGCGGCGTCGGTCAACGCCTTGATGGAGCGCTTGCGCGGCGCCCTCGAAGCCGAGCGCAGCTTCACGGCCAACAGCGCCCATGAACTTAGAACGCCGATCGCCGCCGCGCTGGCGCAGACCCAGCGCCTCATCGCCGAATTGCCTGAGAGCCCGGCCAGCGACCGCGCCCGCTCCATCGCGACCGCGCTGCGGCGCCTCTCGCGCCTCTCCGAGAAGCTCCTGCAGCTCGCTAAGGCCGAGGGCGGCGGCCTTCTCGCCGAGACGCCGGCGCCGCTCGGGCTAGTGCTGCGCCACGTCATCGAGGAAATCGACCGCCAGACCGACCGTGGCGACGCGCTGGCCGTTTCGATCACGCCGGACGGCGGCCCCCTTTCGGATCTCGATCCGGACGCCTTCGCGATTCTCGCCCGCAACCTCATCGAGAATGCGCTGAAGCATGGCGCCCCCGATGCGCCCGTCTCGGTGCGGCTCGCAGAGGGGCTGTTCGAGGTTTCAAATCACGGCGCCGTCGTGCCGGCGGAACAGCTGGAGCGGCTCGTCCGGCCGTTCGAGCGCGGCCCGACGCGGTCGGAGGGGTCCGGCCTTGGCCTTGCGATCGCCGCCGCCATCTGCCGCGGTGCGGGCCTCGCGTTCGACCTCGCCTCGCCGATCCCCGGCGAAGCCGATGGCCTGCGCGCCACAGTGCGCTTCGCCACGCCAGCGCCGCAAGCCTGA
- a CDS encoding response regulator transcription factor produces MRILLVEDDPILGMAVRDQLMDDGHTADWVKRLDEAGVAIHAAAFELILLDLMLPDGRGLDFLKRLRSAGDVTPVMVLTALDQISDRIAALDVGADDYLIKPFDLFELSARIRAVGRRYCGNPNPLVAFGDFEVDLAARSIRRGGRLVQLTAREWSLFEAFVQRPNQLISKSQLEERLYSFEAEIQSNTIEVYIGRLRKKLGAEAIETVRGIGYRLGSPGTRA; encoded by the coding sequence ATGCGCATTCTATTGGTCGAAGACGATCCCATCCTTGGAATGGCGGTGCGTGACCAGCTTATGGACGACGGACATACCGCCGACTGGGTAAAGCGTCTCGACGAAGCCGGCGTCGCGATCCATGCCGCCGCCTTTGAACTTATCCTGCTCGACCTGATGCTGCCGGACGGACGCGGTCTCGACTTCCTGAAACGCCTGCGGTCGGCGGGCGACGTCACGCCGGTGATGGTGCTGACGGCGCTGGACCAGATCTCGGACCGCATCGCCGCCCTCGACGTCGGCGCCGACGACTATCTGATCAAGCCCTTCGACCTTTTCGAGCTGTCCGCGCGGATCCGCGCGGTCGGACGGCGCTATTGTGGCAATCCCAATCCGCTTGTCGCCTTCGGCGATTTCGAGGTCGATCTCGCCGCCCGCTCCATCCGGCGCGGCGGCAGGCTGGTTCAGCTGACCGCCCGCGAGTGGTCGCTGTTCGAAGCCTTCGTGCAGCGCCCCAATCAGCTGATTTCCAAATCGCAGCTCGAGGAAAGGCTCTATTCCTTCGAAGCCGAGATCCAGAGCAATACGATCGAAGTCTATATCGGGCGCCTTCGCAAGAAGCTTGGAGCGGAGGCGATCGAGACGGTTCGCGGCATAGGCTACCGTCTCGGCTCGCCGGGGACGCGCGCGTGA
- a CDS encoding FAD:protein FMN transferase: MSIETLSNPAALRRHALNGPTMGSRWSAVFWAADDFDAAALGRSLQGAVDRVEQQMSTWRPDSDLERLNAAPIGAWVEIPHELSVVLAAALEIGRLSGGAFDIGVGDLVRAWGFGGGSRAPIAGLIASLAGRASFEPPKTLKLDLASRRARRLAPLRLDLSGIAKGFGVDELARKAQQSGLDSCLVGIDGEMRAMGLKPDGRPWAVAHEKPDPGERAILGVLELSGAAVATSGVYRHTVEVDGRSLSHTMDPRRGAPLENDLAAVTVLAETCMAADAWATALMVAGADHGLELASRLGLAALLVRADGRVLSTMP; encoded by the coding sequence ATGTCTATTGAAACGCTCTCCAATCCTGCGGCGCTTCGTCGTCACGCATTGAACGGTCCGACCATGGGGTCGCGGTGGTCCGCTGTCTTCTGGGCCGCCGACGACTTCGATGCGGCTGCGCTCGGCCGCAGCCTTCAGGGCGCCGTCGATCGCGTCGAACAGCAGATGTCGACATGGAGGCCGGATTCCGATCTCGAGCGCCTCAACGCCGCGCCGATCGGCGCCTGGGTCGAGATCCCGCACGAACTCTCAGTCGTGCTCGCCGCCGCGCTTGAGATCGGCCGTCTTTCGGGCGGGGCCTTCGACATCGGCGTCGGCGACCTTGTCCGCGCCTGGGGCTTTGGAGGCGGATCGCGCGCGCCAATCGCCGGGCTGATCGCAAGCCTCGCAGGGCGGGCGTCGTTCGAACCGCCGAAGACGCTGAAGCTCGACCTCGCTTCCCGCCGCGCGCGGCGCCTCGCGCCGCTGCGGCTTGATCTCTCAGGGATCGCCAAGGGCTTCGGCGTAGATGAACTTGCGCGAAAGGCGCAACAGTCCGGCCTCGATTCCTGTTTGGTCGGCATCGACGGCGAGATGCGCGCCATGGGCCTGAAGCCCGACGGACGCCCTTGGGCGGTCGCCCACGAAAAGCCCGATCCCGGCGAACGCGCCATCCTCGGCGTGCTCGAACTCTCCGGCGCCGCCGTCGCCACATCGGGCGTCTACCGCCACACGGTCGAGGTGGACGGGCGGAGCCTGTCGCACACGATGGACCCGCGCCGCGGCGCGCCGCTTGAGAACGACCTCGCCGCCGTCACCGTCCTCGCCGAGACGTGCATGGCGGCCGACGCATGGGCTACGGCCCTGATGGTCGCAGGCGCCGATCACGGTCTGGAGCTCGCCTCTCGTCTCGGCCTCGCAGCCCTGCTGGTGCGCGCCGACGGTCGTGTCCTGTCGACCATGCCATGA
- a CDS encoding PepSY domain-containing protein — protein MKSALGAAILALMACLGAARVAADQACSAPLADWQPRQALQAKLEAEGWTVLSIRSDDGCYKVRATKAGGERLDAKYAPASLERVQRKQDEDDD, from the coding sequence GTGAAAAGCGCGTTGGGTGCGGCAATTTTGGCCCTCATGGCATGTCTTGGCGCCGCGCGGGTCGCGGCGGATCAGGCCTGCAGCGCGCCGCTGGCCGACTGGCAGCCGCGCCAGGCTTTACAGGCGAAGCTCGAGGCCGAAGGCTGGACCGTGCTGTCGATCCGCTCCGACGACGGCTGTTACAAGGTCAGGGCAACGAAGGCGGGAGGGGAGCGCCTCGACGCAAAGTATGCCCCGGCGAGCCTCGAACGCGTCCAGCGCAAACAAGATGAAGACGATGACTGA
- a CDS encoding DUF2271 domain-containing protein → MKFVLPAIAASAALMAPGFAEARQITIETTLKNYGGNGAYVVLYVTDAAGKYRGTLWMAGGKAKYYRHLSDWQRASGGAVAEIDGVTGASIGSGKTLKMSFDLADAMIDAGYKLHVDTAVEDGRDNPSEAVLPLDASTSGKPVPGKGYVKSFSVSF, encoded by the coding sequence ATGAAATTCGTCCTGCCCGCCATCGCCGCATCCGCCGCCTTGATGGCTCCGGGCTTCGCCGAGGCCCGCCAGATCACCATCGAGACGACGCTCAAGAACTATGGCGGCAACGGCGCCTATGTCGTCCTCTATGTTACCGACGCCGCCGGCAAATACAGGGGGACCCTCTGGATGGCCGGCGGCAAGGCGAAATATTACCGGCATCTTTCCGATTGGCAGCGCGCCTCGGGCGGCGCGGTGGCCGAGATCGACGGCGTCACCGGCGCGAGCATCGGCTCGGGCAAGACGCTTAAGATGAGCTTCGACCTCGCCGACGCCATGATCGACGCAGGGTACAAGCTCCACGTCGACACCGCGGTCGAGGACGGGAGGGACAATCCCTCCGAGGCCGTCCTGCCGCTCGACGCCTCAACCTCCGGCAAGCCTGTCCCGGGCAAGGGCTATGTGAAGTCCTTCTCGGTCTCCTTCTGA